In the genome of Cupriavidus taiwanensis, one region contains:
- a CDS encoding TadE/TadG family type IV pilus assembly protein, which translates to MLLHARVNRKISRRSQGAGSAAIEFAIVAPVLITIVIGIVYYGVMLALQQVLTLAAEEGARAALRYPAGVAGTSLAATQQARVNAAAAMARGTLPASIRDLIPPAGVAAAVPCAAGSADVCVQVTLTLTTTNIMPAVPMVPLPASLSGSAMVQLSPDI; encoded by the coding sequence ATGTTGTTGCACGCAAGGGTGAACAGGAAGATCAGCCGGCGCTCCCAGGGCGCCGGCAGCGCCGCGATCGAGTTTGCGATCGTGGCGCCGGTGCTGATCACCATCGTGATCGGCATCGTGTACTACGGCGTGATGCTGGCGCTGCAGCAGGTGCTGACGCTGGCCGCCGAGGAAGGCGCGCGCGCCGCGCTGCGCTATCCGGCAGGCGTAGCCGGCACCAGCCTTGCCGCCACGCAGCAGGCACGTGTCAATGCCGCGGCCGCGATGGCGCGCGGCACCTTACCCGCATCCATCCGTGACCTGATCCCGCCCGCCGGCGTCGCCGCGGCCGTGCCCTGCGCGGCCGGCTCGGCCGATGTCTGCGTACAGGTCACGCTGACCCTGACCACCACCAACATCATGCCCGCGGTGCCGATGGTGCCGCTGCCGGCTTCGCTGTCGGGCTCGGCCATGGTCCAGCTCTCTCCCGATATCTGA
- the cpaB gene encoding Flp pilus assembly protein CpaB has product MTSKQIRLLAVVLLGLALLLALLAWQVGRQPTQPEASAGARPLHPVVVTTRPAEAGKPLDAEALKVEMLPIDPAGAYRDVARVTGQVPLVALGANVPVLESQLLSGLAAQVPEGERAVAVSVDEVIGVGNQVQPGDYVDVFLVLRRDQQEIPDSQARMLLSRLRVLAYGVASVNRPQAAKPEQMMARQEGAKTAVLSVPLEQVSRLAMAQHSGRLMLALRNPLDPAMPSDGMFAELPPALAARAGIPADAPRAATDKATAGVLLSGLAASNGAPAARAPAAAPAPRPLQVAASPAPAQARERAGVEVIRAGKREIE; this is encoded by the coding sequence ATGACCAGCAAGCAGATCCGATTATTGGCCGTCGTGCTGCTGGGCCTGGCCTTGCTGCTCGCACTGCTGGCGTGGCAGGTAGGACGCCAGCCAACTCAGCCCGAGGCATCGGCAGGCGCCAGGCCGCTGCATCCGGTGGTAGTCACCACGCGCCCGGCGGAGGCCGGCAAGCCGCTCGATGCCGAGGCGCTCAAGGTGGAGATGCTGCCGATCGATCCCGCCGGCGCCTACCGCGACGTGGCGCGCGTGACCGGGCAGGTGCCGCTGGTGGCGCTGGGCGCGAACGTGCCGGTGCTGGAAAGCCAGCTGCTGTCCGGCCTGGCCGCGCAGGTGCCGGAAGGCGAGCGCGCGGTGGCGGTGTCGGTCGATGAGGTCATCGGCGTCGGCAACCAGGTGCAGCCGGGCGACTATGTCGATGTGTTCCTGGTGCTGCGGCGCGACCAGCAGGAAATCCCCGACAGCCAGGCCCGCATGCTGCTGTCGCGCCTGCGCGTGCTGGCCTACGGCGTGGCCTCGGTCAACCGGCCGCAGGCGGCCAAGCCGGAACAGATGATGGCGCGCCAGGAAGGCGCCAAGACCGCGGTGCTGTCGGTGCCGCTGGAACAGGTCAGCCGGCTGGCGATGGCGCAGCACTCCGGGCGCCTGATGCTGGCGCTGCGCAATCCGCTAGACCCGGCCATGCCGAGCGACGGCATGTTTGCCGAACTCCCGCCCGCATTGGCCGCGCGCGCCGGCATTCCCGCCGACGCCCCGCGCGCCGCCACCGACAAGGCCACTGCCGGCGTGCTGCTGTCCGGGCTCGCCGCCAGCAACGGCGCGCCGGCCGCGCGCGCACCGGCGGCAGCGCCGGCACCGCGGCCGCTGCAGGTGGCCGCGTCGCCGGCGCCGGCACAAGCCAGGGAACGCGCTGGCGTGGAAGTGATCCGCGCCGGCAAGCGCGAGATCGAATAA
- a CDS encoding type II and III secretion system protein family protein — translation MPIQNLPAHAVTLRRRLMQLTLAAIIAATAWCALAPRAQAQDAATARTLRLMAGAQKELRSAQPVERVAVGNPAVADALILRTRGAPSVLLVAKQPGVTDVMVWTRGSAEPQNYSVQVDAIAPDANGAQLGYSAAGATITGQSPDAYGAARAQAAARAATAGKTDGKPGLVVDRSTVPLSGTVQVDVKVVEISKTVLKEVGINFFRNNSGFAFGTFSPSTLNKFTFTPGSGGAPGSFTADIASPMSNAFNLVAASLTHGIFANISLLEANGLARVLAEPSLVALSGQSASFLAGGEIPIPVPQALGTTTIQFKPFGIGLTVSPTVLSADRIALKVAPEASDLDPSRGISINGAVVPAIVTRRADTTVELGDGESFVIGGLVSRNTVSNVNKVPVLGDLPVIGVFFKNLNFHQEDRELMIVVTPRLVKPMAKNSPAAQAVGADGRTSASPNVWGWYMLGEYADPTLPGFSK, via the coding sequence ATGCCAATCCAGAATCTACCCGCCCATGCCGTGACGCTGCGCCGCCGGCTGATGCAGCTCACGCTTGCCGCCATCATCGCCGCCACGGCATGGTGCGCGCTGGCACCGCGCGCGCAGGCGCAGGACGCCGCCACCGCGCGGACATTGCGCCTGATGGCCGGCGCGCAGAAGGAGCTGCGCAGCGCGCAGCCGGTCGAGCGCGTCGCCGTGGGCAACCCCGCGGTCGCCGATGCGCTGATCCTGCGCACCCGCGGCGCGCCCAGCGTGCTGCTGGTGGCCAAACAGCCTGGCGTTACCGACGTGATGGTGTGGACGCGCGGCAGCGCCGAGCCGCAGAACTACAGCGTGCAGGTCGATGCCATCGCGCCCGATGCCAACGGCGCGCAGCTGGGCTACTCGGCAGCCGGCGCCACCATCACCGGGCAGTCGCCCGACGCCTATGGCGCCGCGCGCGCCCAAGCCGCGGCGCGAGCGGCCACGGCCGGCAAGACCGACGGCAAGCCCGGCCTGGTGGTGGACCGCTCCACCGTGCCGCTGAGCGGCACCGTGCAGGTCGACGTCAAGGTGGTGGAGATCAGCAAGACCGTGCTCAAGGAAGTCGGCATCAACTTCTTCCGCAACAACTCCGGCTTTGCCTTCGGCACGTTCTCGCCGTCGACGCTGAACAAGTTCACCTTCACGCCGGGCAGCGGCGGCGCGCCCGGCAGCTTCACCGCCGATATCGCATCGCCGATGAGCAATGCCTTCAACCTGGTGGCGGCGTCGCTCACGCACGGCATCTTCGCCAACATCAGCCTGCTGGAGGCCAACGGCCTGGCACGCGTGCTGGCCGAGCCCAGCCTGGTGGCGCTGTCGGGGCAGAGCGCCAGCTTCCTGGCCGGCGGCGAGATCCCGATCCCGGTGCCGCAGGCGCTGGGCACCACCACGATCCAGTTCAAGCCGTTCGGCATCGGGCTGACGGTGTCGCCCACGGTGCTGTCGGCCGACCGCATCGCACTGAAGGTTGCGCCCGAGGCCAGCGACCTCGATCCCTCGCGCGGCATCTCGATCAACGGCGCGGTGGTGCCGGCCATCGTCACGCGCCGCGCCGACACCACGGTCGAGCTGGGCGATGGCGAGAGCTTCGTGATCGGCGGGCTGGTCAGCCGCAACACCGTCAGCAATGTCAACAAGGTGCCGGTGCTGGGCGACCTGCCGGTGATCGGCGTGTTCTTCAAGAACCTGAACTTCCACCAGGAAGACCGCGAGCTGATGATCGTCGTCACGCCGCGCCTGGTGAAGCCGATGGCGAAGAACTCGCCGGCGGCGCAGGCCGTCGGTGCCGACGGCCGCACCAGTGCCAGCCCCAATGTGTGGGGCTGGTACATGTTGGGCGAATACGCGGACCCGACTTTGCCGGGTTTCTCGAAATAG
- a CDS encoding AAA family ATPase, with protein sequence MDYFLLHATQGEVRDWLGKVIGTLGTLVADGGAHEGFIERVSELRPGLVFLHFSAELAAPSARLAEQLQRLFPGLPLVAVGQAGEPGVMLAALRAGVKDFIDLRDAPVEAEAVVKRLAVPSEQVRPAEAARQGKIVALLGARAGVGVTSLAVNLAAAARRHLPRHAKTDARAEVLLTDLGLPARDGALYLNLSPGFHFVEAVRNLRRFDQVFVQTALTRHANGVCVLPLPAALSELRDISYADAIGLLERLRAFFDLQIVDLGGFGNAEFTAQIVKAADSVVLVTDQSVGAIVSAAELVHELRAREVERDDLHLLVSRFDARLGVDAAQIARRVGVESVATLPDSREALVLAMNRGAVLADDDPHCPYVRALTELLARLGYRTAAARDTTLLARLKDKLPGALRAALVARGARTARTGS encoded by the coding sequence ATGGACTATTTTCTGTTGCACGCAACGCAGGGCGAAGTCAGGGACTGGCTGGGCAAGGTCATCGGCACGCTCGGCACGCTGGTAGCCGATGGCGGCGCCCACGAAGGCTTTATCGAGCGCGTCTCCGAGCTGCGCCCGGGCCTGGTGTTCCTGCATTTCTCGGCGGAACTCGCGGCGCCGTCGGCGCGGCTGGCCGAGCAGCTGCAGCGGCTCTTCCCCGGCCTGCCGCTGGTGGCCGTGGGCCAGGCCGGCGAGCCCGGCGTGATGCTGGCCGCGCTGCGCGCGGGCGTAAAGGATTTCATCGACCTGCGCGATGCGCCGGTCGAGGCCGAGGCCGTGGTCAAGCGCCTGGCCGTGCCGAGCGAGCAGGTGCGCCCGGCCGAGGCCGCGCGCCAGGGCAAGATCGTGGCGCTGCTGGGCGCGCGCGCCGGCGTGGGCGTGACCAGCCTGGCGGTCAACCTGGCCGCGGCGGCGCGCCGCCACCTGCCACGCCACGCCAAGACCGATGCCCGCGCCGAAGTGCTGCTGACCGACCTGGGCCTGCCGGCCCGCGACGGTGCGCTCTACCTCAACCTGAGTCCGGGTTTCCATTTCGTCGAGGCGGTGCGCAACCTGCGCCGCTTCGACCAGGTCTTCGTGCAGACCGCGCTGACGCGCCACGCCAACGGCGTGTGCGTGCTGCCGCTGCCGGCCGCGCTGAGCGAGCTGCGCGACATCTCGTACGCCGATGCGATCGGCCTGCTCGAGCGCCTGCGCGCGTTCTTCGACCTGCAGATCGTCGACCTGGGCGGCTTCGGCAATGCCGAGTTCACCGCGCAGATCGTCAAGGCCGCCGACAGCGTGGTACTGGTGACGGACCAGAGCGTCGGTGCGATCGTGTCGGCGGCGGAGCTGGTGCATGAACTGCGCGCGCGCGAAGTCGAGCGCGACGACCTGCACCTGCTGGTGTCGCGCTTCGATGCGCGCCTGGGCGTCGATGCCGCGCAGATCGCGCGGCGCGTGGGCGTGGAGTCGGTGGCGACGCTGCCGGACAGCCGCGAGGCGCTGGTGCTGGCGATGAACCGCGGCGCGGTGCTGGCCGATGACGATCCCCACTGTCCCTATGTGCGCGCGCTGACCGAGCTGCTGGCTCGGCTGGGCTATCGCACTGCCGCCGCCCGGGACACCACGCTGCTGGCGCGGCTCAAGGACAAACTGCCCGGGGCGCTGCGCGCAGCGCTGGTAGCGCGCGGCGCGCGCACGGCACGCACTGGAAGCTGA
- a CDS encoding CpaF family protein, with translation MTQAIEFSDNTPAPFPVSQEFHNIKEAAHEHLLTRIEELGAEFGRWSRTAIQRFVDLELESFTRLRRIPINEAELRQIAEALTKELAGFGPIEDLLNDPAVEDILVNGHLDVYVSRHGVLERIPVRFADSGHLLRIVRRILAPIGRRLDESNPMVDARLPDGGRINVVIPPLALEGPVVSIRKFRKDPMTPADLQALGTMSPEICDLLQAAVQARCNILVSGGTSSGKTSLLNALATFVPPTERVITIEDTAELALNHPHVVRLESRPGGFEGTGVVSIRDLLRNSLRMRPDRIIVGEVRGGEVLEMLQAMSTGHDGSMGTIHASSPRECLYRLEMLAGFAGFQGSEMSLRRQIANAIDFIVQIARLSNGKRRIVSITEVTGLGDNIISTQELYRHEPFVNPDGTETDRWLSLGLLPHSPKLARMRGPGFMLDDRFDV, from the coding sequence ATGACCCAAGCGATCGAATTCTCGGACAACACCCCCGCGCCGTTCCCGGTGTCGCAGGAGTTCCACAACATCAAGGAAGCCGCGCACGAGCACCTGCTGACGCGCATCGAAGAGCTGGGCGCCGAGTTCGGCCGCTGGTCGCGCACCGCGATCCAGCGCTTCGTCGACCTGGAGCTGGAGAGCTTTACGCGGCTGCGGCGCATTCCCATCAACGAGGCCGAGCTGCGCCAGATCGCCGAGGCGCTGACCAAGGAGCTGGCCGGCTTTGGCCCGATCGAGGACCTGCTCAACGATCCCGCGGTCGAAGACATCCTGGTCAATGGCCATCTGGACGTGTACGTGTCGCGCCATGGCGTGCTCGAGCGCATCCCGGTGCGCTTTGCCGACAGCGGCCACCTGCTGCGCATCGTGCGCCGCATCCTGGCGCCGATCGGCCGGCGCCTGGACGAGTCCAACCCGATGGTCGACGCGCGCCTGCCCGACGGCGGCCGCATCAACGTGGTAATCCCGCCGCTGGCGCTGGAAGGGCCGGTGGTGTCGATCCGCAAGTTCCGCAAGGACCCGATGACGCCGGCCGACCTGCAGGCGCTGGGCACCATGAGCCCCGAGATCTGCGACCTGCTGCAGGCCGCGGTGCAGGCGCGCTGCAATATCCTGGTGAGCGGCGGCACCAGTTCCGGCAAGACCTCGCTGCTCAATGCGCTGGCCACCTTCGTGCCGCCCACCGAGCGCGTCATCACCATCGAGGATACCGCCGAGCTGGCGCTGAACCATCCGCACGTGGTGCGGCTGGAAAGCCGGCCCGGCGGCTTCGAGGGCACCGGCGTGGTGTCGATCCGCGACCTGCTGCGCAACAGCCTGCGCATGCGCCCGGACCGCATCATCGTGGGCGAAGTGCGCGGCGGCGAGGTGCTGGAGATGCTGCAGGCCATGAGCACCGGCCACGACGGCTCGATGGGCACCATCCACGCCAGCAGCCCGCGCGAATGCCTGTACCGGCTGGAGATGCTGGCCGGCTTCGCCGGCTTCCAGGGCAGCGAGATGAGCCTGCGGCGCCAGATCGCCAATGCCATCGACTTCATCGTGCAGATCGCGCGGCTGTCCAATGGCAAGCGCCGCATCGTTTCGATCACCGAGGTCACCGGCCTGGGCGACAACATCATCTCGACCCAGGAGCTGTACCGGCATGAGCCGTTCGTGAACCCCGACGGCACCGAGACCGACCGCTGGCTCTCGCTGGGCCTGCTGCCGCACTCGCCCAAGCTCGCACGCATGCGCGGCCCGGGCTTCATGCTGGACGACCGCTTCGATGTCTAG
- a CDS encoding type II secretion system F family protein, translating to MSSATLLLAALALVITGLGLLLLASAQARARREQQQAFLQAQTEQVRMRYTQAPDPSLQLPARDLRRRWDDFLRRADLAPTRRTALLWLSPLVLCTLAGAAAGQWLGAVSALVVALAVTACAAWHRVRRLHKKLLSQLPGFLDGVVRLMTIGSSVPAAFQNSIANTEAPLRQCLVQAVHLQRAGKELDQAVLQVGRAYKVEELVLVASVLRLSVRYGGRADVVMERTATFMRDREQAQRELMALSAETRLSAWVLGLLPLVVAGGLFTLNAGYILMMWKDPTGKTMLLSAAALEVAGALMLYRLAKSI from the coding sequence ATGTCTAGCGCCACGCTGCTGCTCGCCGCGCTCGCGCTGGTCATCACCGGCCTGGGGCTGCTGCTGCTCGCGAGTGCGCAGGCACGTGCGCGCCGCGAACAGCAGCAGGCCTTCCTGCAGGCGCAGACCGAGCAGGTCCGGATGCGCTACACGCAGGCGCCCGATCCGTCGCTGCAGCTGCCGGCGCGCGACCTGCGGCGGCGCTGGGACGATTTCCTGCGGCGTGCCGACCTGGCGCCGACCCGCCGCACCGCGCTGCTGTGGCTGTCTCCGCTGGTGCTGTGCACGCTGGCCGGCGCGGCCGCGGGGCAATGGCTGGGCGCGGTGTCGGCGCTGGTCGTCGCGCTTGCGGTGACGGCGTGCGCGGCGTGGCACCGCGTGCGACGGCTGCACAAGAAGCTGCTGTCGCAGCTGCCCGGTTTCCTGGATGGCGTGGTGCGGCTGATGACCATCGGCAGCAGCGTGCCGGCCGCGTTCCAGAACTCCATCGCCAATACCGAGGCGCCGCTGCGCCAGTGCCTGGTGCAGGCCGTCCACCTGCAGCGCGCCGGCAAGGAGCTGGACCAGGCGGTGCTGCAGGTGGGGCGCGCCTACAAGGTCGAGGAACTGGTGCTGGTGGCTTCGGTGCTGCGCTTGTCGGTGCGCTACGGCGGCCGCGCCGACGTGGTGATGGAGCGCACCGCGACCTTCATGCGCGACCGCGAGCAGGCACAGCGCGAGCTGATGGCACTGTCGGCCGAGACCCGGCTGTCGGCCTGGGTGCTGGGCCTGTTGCCGCTGGTGGTGGCGGGCGGCCTGTTCACGCTGAATGCGGGCTACATCCTGATGATGTGGAAAGACCCCACCGGCAAGACCATGCTGCTGTCGGCCGCGGCGCTGGAAGTTGCCGGCGCGCTGATGCTGTACCGGCTGGCCAAGTCGATCTGA
- a CDS encoding type II secretion system F family protein, translating to MDRLTLISLSLLVAACGLGVLALPLLRDWRQRRLSARTIDAALARQRAMEGAQNAQAAQPAPAAAPRVQAVPGVPGTAGARTAAHAATPAAASGVATALGAQLGARVGERFDAHWLESRLGRAVVTPEDQQLLEQCGWYGLQARVLFGVLRLGLPLALSVLAMLWHLGASAFMVVAWGFGTFAVAYLAPKWYLRRRAAERLRMVDDELPVLIDMLRLLQGVGLSIDQSLQVIVAEFGSMLRVLGPELARANQQFASGRSREQTLLRIGRLFDSEDLKSLITLLTQVDKHGGAVQEPLRQFGLRMQEARKSRMKDEIGRLTVKMTAVMVVSLLPVLLILTAGPGFLGVIRMLANMGGTR from the coding sequence ATGGACCGCCTGACGCTGATCTCGCTGAGCCTGCTGGTCGCCGCGTGCGGCCTCGGCGTACTGGCATTGCCGCTGCTGCGCGACTGGCGCCAGCGCCGGCTCTCGGCCCGCACCATCGACGCCGCGCTGGCGCGCCAGCGCGCAATGGAAGGCGCGCAGAACGCGCAGGCCGCCCAGCCCGCGCCCGCAGCCGCACCCCGTGTGCAGGCCGTGCCCGGCGTCCCGGGTACCGCGGGCGCGCGTACGGCGGCCCATGCCGCGACCCCGGCGGCAGCGTCCGGCGTCGCCACCGCGCTCGGCGCCCAGCTGGGTGCGCGCGTGGGCGAGCGCTTCGATGCCCACTGGCTGGAATCGCGCCTCGGTCGCGCGGTGGTGACGCCGGAAGACCAGCAACTGCTGGAGCAATGCGGCTGGTATGGCCTGCAGGCGCGCGTGCTGTTCGGCGTGCTGCGGCTGGGCCTGCCGCTGGCCTTGTCGGTGCTGGCGATGCTGTGGCATCTCGGCGCCAGTGCCTTCATGGTGGTGGCATGGGGCTTCGGCACCTTCGCCGTGGCCTACCTGGCGCCCAAGTGGTACCTGCGCCGGCGCGCCGCCGAGCGCCTGCGCATGGTCGACGACGAGCTGCCGGTGCTGATCGACATGCTGCGGCTGCTGCAGGGCGTGGGTTTGTCGATCGACCAGAGCCTGCAGGTGATCGTGGCCGAGTTCGGCAGCATGCTGCGCGTGCTGGGGCCGGAGCTGGCACGGGCCAACCAGCAGTTCGCATCGGGCCGCTCGCGCGAGCAGACCCTGCTGCGCATCGGCCGGCTGTTCGACAGCGAAGACCTGAAGAGCCTGATCACGCTGCTGACGCAGGTCGACAAGCATGGCGGCGCGGTGCAGGAGCCGCTGCGCCAGTTCGGGCTGCGCATGCAGGAGGCGCGCAAGTCGCGCATGAAGGACGAGATCGGCCGCCTCACGGTCAAGATGACCGCGGTGATGGTGGTCAGCCTGTTGCCGGTGCTGCTGATCCTGACCGCGGGCCCTGGCTTTCTCGGGGTGATCCGCATGCTGGCAAACATGGGAGGAACGCGATGA
- a CDS encoding pilus assembly protein TadD, with protein MMGFMARPAAAACVLVAALSGCAAGNNGASAMHEQAEAQVELARLRDKTARAEYSEQAVYLGLIRKMQQDGLYFASLAHIEVYVQRFGAGPEIQVMRADALRETGQDQAAIEAYQQLAATARGAEAAHAHHGLGLLAGRQDDFARAVTELRAAAALDPVNARIASDLGYALMRAGALQEARVPVMQALELDARNPRVISNAVVWLMADGKRAQANAMMQKAALPEPTRGAIRKEADRIARAAAARDRASARQAQPRPTSAPAAVAVVAKPIAIAAQAGATP; from the coding sequence ATGATGGGTTTCATGGCGCGCCCGGCCGCGGCGGCGTGTGTGCTGGTGGCCGCGCTGTCCGGCTGCGCCGCCGGCAACAACGGCGCCTCGGCCATGCACGAGCAGGCCGAGGCCCAGGTGGAACTGGCCAGGTTGCGCGACAAGACCGCGCGCGCGGAATACAGCGAACAGGCGGTCTACCTGGGCCTGATCCGCAAGATGCAGCAGGACGGGCTCTACTTTGCGTCGCTCGCGCATATCGAGGTCTATGTGCAGCGCTTCGGCGCGGGTCCGGAGATCCAGGTGATGCGCGCCGATGCGCTGCGCGAAACCGGACAGGACCAGGCTGCCATCGAGGCGTACCAGCAGTTGGCCGCCACCGCCAGGGGGGCGGAGGCCGCGCACGCGCATCACGGGCTCGGACTGCTGGCGGGGCGGCAGGACGACTTTGCGCGCGCAGTCACGGAGTTGCGCGCCGCCGCCGCGCTGGATCCGGTCAACGCGCGCATTGCCAGCGACCTGGGCTATGCGCTGATGCGCGCCGGCGCGCTGCAGGAAGCACGCGTGCCGGTGATGCAGGCGCTGGAGCTGGATGCGCGCAATCCGCGCGTGATCAGCAATGCGGTGGTCTGGCTGATGGCCGATGGCAAGCGCGCCCAGGCCAACGCCATGATGCAGAAGGCCGCGTTGCCCGAGCCCACCCGCGGCGCGATCCGCAAGGAAGCCGACCGCATCGCCCGCGCCGCCGCCGCGCGCGACCGCGCGTCGGCACGCCAGGCGCAGCCCAGGCCGACATCCGCGCCCGCCGCCGTGGCGGTCGTGGCCAAGCCAATCGCCATCGCCGCGCAAGCCGGCGCTACACCATGA
- a CDS encoding DUF3613 domain-containing protein, with translation MTANLLVAIQKRAACVALGLGALAPLAHAQGDAAMTEAAAADMPPARSAQHEIGADTRAILAIQREGTQAGPMLPMHGEQAALGYERYLNSFRFALPEFYTGQANASTTRAGSAGQMLGGK, from the coding sequence ATGACAGCCAATCTTCTCGTTGCCATCCAAAAGCGCGCCGCATGCGTGGCGCTCGGCCTGGGGGCGCTGGCCCCGCTGGCGCACGCGCAGGGCGACGCCGCGATGACCGAAGCGGCCGCCGCCGACATGCCGCCGGCGCGGTCCGCGCAGCACGAGATCGGCGCCGACACGCGCGCGATCCTGGCGATCCAGCGCGAGGGCACGCAGGCCGGGCCGATGTTGCCGATGCACGGCGAACAGGCCGCGCTGGGCTATGAGCGCTACCTGAACAGCTTCCGCTTCGCGCTGCCCGAGTTCTACACCGGCCAGGCCAACGCCAGCACCACGCGCGCCGGCTCGGCCGGGCAGATGCTGGGCGGAAAATGA
- a CDS encoding TadG family pilus assembly protein, with translation MSLRQPPVPRTRRSARGAVSVMAAVLIATVAIAALVSIDVGHVFMRQRQLQNMVDLAAMSAAQQLKRADSAANLNAAVLGTVSNIGAKNGYPSGIAMGCAQAAGGGADAMTACVGVWDPATAGPRHFSAVYNAATVSPNAVRVQATQTVPILFVFSGGSGRQLFAESIASGSPPVAAFSLGTGLLDVSTANSMLSVLLGNAVNLSLADWQGLVNTTVTLDQLRLEADVGTVEQLLNASLNLRDFYALVLGAAGRDTLLNTMLGSPPTTLGASGAAASVSLARLLDLGLMAPAASSAVEVGLNVAQLLLAGAQVARGDTAVALPLNIPKLPFGLGGISANLRVIEPPVTAAGPARQLSSKPDTWQTSATSSQLRLTLALQIKADILKPVIDADLNVPLFLDVANATADLARLQCAANPADRRATMQVKSGLATACLTDGCTGGEVVLGEVKVGVLGDIAQVVATDVPRHGNTVAQEVTLAPGGHAQVGMADPFGGLFSQVLSLKIRTKLLGILSLPLDIGPLLAPLGATLDALVPPLLNSLGIQLGNSDLWVHSIDCNNAELVY, from the coding sequence ATGAGCCTGCGCCAGCCGCCGGTGCCCCGCACCCGTCGCTCTGCACGTGGCGCCGTCAGCGTGATGGCGGCGGTGCTGATCGCCACCGTCGCAATCGCCGCGCTGGTGTCGATCGACGTCGGCCATGTGTTCATGCGCCAGCGGCAGCTGCAGAACATGGTGGACCTGGCGGCGATGTCGGCGGCGCAGCAGCTCAAGCGGGCGGACAGCGCGGCCAATCTCAATGCCGCCGTGCTGGGAACGGTCAGCAATATCGGCGCGAAGAACGGCTATCCGTCGGGCATTGCCATGGGCTGCGCGCAGGCGGCCGGGGGTGGCGCGGATGCAATGACAGCCTGTGTCGGCGTATGGGATCCGGCAACCGCCGGCCCGCGGCATTTCAGCGCCGTGTACAACGCCGCCACGGTCTCGCCCAATGCCGTGCGCGTGCAGGCCACGCAGACGGTGCCGATCCTGTTCGTGTTCAGCGGCGGCAGCGGCAGGCAGCTGTTCGCGGAATCGATTGCGAGCGGCAGCCCGCCGGTGGCGGCGTTTTCACTGGGCACGGGTTTGCTGGACGTCTCGACCGCCAACAGCATGCTGAGCGTGCTGCTGGGCAATGCGGTGAACCTGTCGTTGGCGGATTGGCAGGGACTGGTCAATACCACGGTGACGCTGGACCAGCTGCGGCTGGAGGCGGACGTCGGCACCGTGGAACAACTGCTGAATGCGTCGCTGAACCTGCGCGATTTCTATGCGCTTGTGCTCGGCGCGGCCGGGCGCGACACGCTGCTCAACACCATGCTGGGCAGCCCGCCTACCACGCTGGGCGCGAGCGGAGCGGCCGCGTCGGTGTCGCTGGCAAGGCTGCTCGACCTGGGCCTGATGGCACCCGCGGCATCGTCGGCGGTGGAAGTGGGCCTGAATGTCGCGCAGTTGCTGCTCGCCGGCGCGCAAGTCGCACGCGGCGACACCGCGGTCGCGCTGCCGCTGAACATTCCGAAGCTACCGTTTGGCCTGGGCGGCATCAGCGCCAACCTGCGCGTGATCGAGCCGCCGGTCACAGCGGCCGGTCCGGCGCGGCAGCTGTCCAGCAAGCCCGACACCTGGCAGACCAGCGCCACCTCCTCGCAGCTCAGGCTGACGCTGGCGCTCCAGATCAAGGCAGACATCCTGAAGCCGGTAATCGACGCCGATCTGAACGTGCCGCTCTTTCTTGACGTCGCCAACGCCACGGCCGACCTTGCCCGGCTTCAATGCGCGGCCAATCCCGCGGATCGTCGGGCCACGATGCAGGTGAAGAGCGGCCTGGCCACGGCGTGCCTGACCGACGGCTGCACGGGCGGCGAGGTGGTGCTTGGCGAGGTCAAGGTGGGAGTGCTGGGAGACATCGCCCAGGTTGTTGCCACCGATGTGCCGCGTCATGGCAACACCGTCGCCCAGGAAGTCACCCTGGCGCCGGGCGGCCATGCGCAAGTGGGTATGGCAGATCCGTTCGGCGGATTGTTCTCGCAGGTGCTGTCGCTGAAGATACGGACCAAGTTGCTGGGGATCCTCAGCTTGCCCCTGGATATTGGCCCGTTGCTGGCGCCGCTGGGGGCTACGCTCGACGCGCTGGTCCCGCCGCTGCTCAACAGCCTGGGCATCCAGCTTGGCAACAGCGACCTCTGGGTCCACAGCATCGATTGCAACAACGCTGAACTGGTGTACTGA